One part of the Aurantibacillus circumpalustris genome encodes these proteins:
- the mtaB gene encoding tRNA (N(6)-L-threonylcarbamoyladenosine(37)-C(2))-methylthiotransferase MtaB, with product MPFSDKTVAFHTLGCKLNFSETSTIARLFQEKGFTKKTFNDAADVYVINTCSVTENADKECKSIVKAALAKNPEAFIAVVGCYAQLKPEEISKIEGVDVVLGATEKFKLLNYINLSGKQIHAQIHNCEISEADFFVDAYSVGDRTRSFLKVQDGCDYSCTFCTIPLARGKSRSDTIENVISNAKKIASSGVKEIVLTGVNIGDFGYGQFIDGDNKKRKEFTFFDLVKELDDVEGIERFRISSIEPNLLKDEIIEFVSKSKLFTPHFHVPLQSGSNAILKKMKRRYVRELYSERVERIKSLMPDCCIGVDVIVGFPGETEEEFLETYNFVNALDVSYLHVFTYSERDNTEAVSMEGVVPIAERKRRNKMLRILSAKKLRAFYEKQKGKNLSVIFEHENKNGFMYGFTQNYVKVKLPFDLSICNVPTQIVIGDFDEEGNMNCQVLQDTPVLL from the coding sequence ATGCCTTTTTCGGATAAAACTGTCGCTTTTCATACACTGGGTTGTAAATTAAATTTTTCGGAAACATCAACGATTGCTCGTTTGTTTCAGGAAAAAGGATTTACAAAAAAAACGTTTAACGACGCGGCGGATGTGTATGTGATAAACACCTGTTCGGTAACCGAAAATGCAGACAAGGAATGTAAATCCATTGTGAAGGCCGCTTTAGCGAAGAACCCCGAGGCTTTTATAGCAGTTGTGGGATGTTATGCACAATTAAAACCAGAAGAGATTTCTAAGATAGAAGGTGTTGATGTTGTGTTGGGTGCGACTGAAAAATTTAAATTGCTTAATTATATTAATCTTTCTGGCAAACAAATCCATGCGCAAATTCACAATTGCGAAATTTCTGAAGCTGATTTTTTTGTGGATGCATATAGTGTTGGAGATAGGACGCGTTCTTTTTTAAAGGTTCAAGACGGTTGTGATTATAGCTGTACGTTTTGCACTATTCCTCTTGCGCGTGGAAAGAGTAGGAGTGATACCATTGAAAATGTTATTTCTAATGCAAAAAAAATAGCTTCAAGTGGCGTAAAGGAAATCGTTTTAACGGGCGTGAACATTGGTGATTTTGGTTATGGTCAGTTTATTGATGGAGATAACAAGAAGAGAAAAGAATTTACATTTTTTGATTTGGTAAAAGAGTTGGATGACGTTGAAGGTATTGAACGATTCAGAATTTCTTCCATTGAACCGAATTTATTAAAAGATGAGATTATTGAATTTGTAAGTAAATCGAAATTATTCACACCGCATTTCCATGTTCCTTTACAAAGTGGAAGTAACGCCATTCTTAAAAAAATGAAGCGCCGTTATGTCCGTGAGTTATATTCTGAAAGAGTGGAAAGAATAAAAAGTCTTATGCCTGATTGCTGTATCGGTGTGGATGTGATTGTTGGTTTTCCAGGTGAGACAGAAGAAGAATTTTTAGAGACGTACAATTTTGTAAATGCTTTAGATGTTTCTTATTTGCACGTATTTACATACAGCGAACGAGATAATACCGAAGCTGTTTCGATGGAAGGAGTTGTTCCAATTGCTGAACGGAAACGTCGGAATAAAATGTTAAGAATTTTATCGGCAAAAAAACTAAGGGCTTTTTATGAAAAACAAAAAGGTAAAAACTTAAGTGTTATTTTCGAGCATGAAAATAAAAATGGCTTTATGTATGGTTTCACACAAAATTATGTGAAGGTGAAATTACCCTTTGATCTAAGCATCTGCAATGTGCCAACTCAAATTGTTATTGGGGACTTCGATGAAGAAGGCAATATGAATTGCCAAGTTTTACAGGACACTCCAGTACTTTTATAA
- a CDS encoding NADPH-dependent FMN reductase, which yields MKKIVVVSCTNRPNSNTLKVSKIYAEILKSKQMDAQILDFCDLPVNIAFSETFGKRSDSYTKLIADFVSPVTRFVFIVPEYNGSFPGILKIFLDSMPTKEWNGKYACLVGIADGRAGNLRGLEHLTGILQYLKMHVYHDKLPISIVNKVMDVDGSFSEAQMKACLNQIDGFLQF from the coding sequence ATGAAGAAAATTGTTGTTGTAAGCTGTACCAATCGCCCAAATAGTAACACCTTAAAAGTTAGTAAGATATACGCGGAAATTCTTAAATCTAAACAAATGGACGCTCAAATTTTAGATTTTTGCGACTTGCCTGTTAACATTGCTTTTAGTGAAACTTTCGGTAAACGGAGCGATTCTTACACCAAATTAATTGCTGATTTCGTGAGTCCGGTAACGCGATTTGTTTTTATAGTTCCTGAGTATAATGGTAGTTTTCCGGGGATTTTAAAGATATTTTTAGACAGTATGCCAACCAAGGAATGGAATGGGAAATATGCTTGTTTGGTAGGTATTGCAGATGGTAGAGCTGGAAATTTAAGAGGTTTAGAGCATTTAACAGGAATTCTTCAGTATTTAAAAATGCATGTCTACCACGATAAATTACCGATTTCTATTGTAAATAAGGTGATGGATGTTGATGGAAGTTTTTCTGAGGCTCAGATGAAAGCTTGCTTAAACCAAATAGACGGCTTTTTGCAATTTTAA
- a CDS encoding LLM class flavin-dependent oxidoreductase, producing the protein MEIGIDSFAAAIVDNEKDNAIKSANALEQLLDRIEHADKVGLAIFGIGEHHRKEFLDSAPTIILAAAAAKTKNIHLTSAVTVLSAADPVRVFQNFATLDLISKGRAEMVVGRGSFTEAFPLFGLNINDYDELFSEKLELLLNIRDNEVVNWSGKFRPVLKNQAIYPRPLQNPFPVWIGVGGTPESFVRAGTLGLPLMVAVIGGETHRFRPLVDLYREAGKRAGHAPEKLKVGLHSLGYVAETTEQAVNGYFPGYAETFTRIGKERGWPPVTRQRFDAQTGEKGALLVGGPEEIAEKILRHSEALGGISRLTFQMDNAGLSHEKLLNAIELIGTKVKPLVEKAQMNAPN; encoded by the coding sequence ATGGAAATTGGAATTGATAGTTTTGCAGCCGCAATAGTTGATAATGAGAAAGACAATGCAATTAAAAGTGCAAATGCGCTAGAGCAATTGCTCGATAGAATTGAACACGCCGATAAAGTTGGTTTAGCTATTTTTGGAATTGGTGAACACCACCGCAAAGAATTTTTAGACTCTGCTCCTACCATTATTTTGGCGGCTGCCGCGGCGAAAACAAAAAACATTCATTTAACAAGTGCTGTGACTGTTTTAAGTGCAGCAGATCCGGTTCGTGTGTTTCAAAATTTTGCGACACTTGATCTTATTTCAAAAGGTCGTGCTGAGATGGTAGTTGGTCGTGGCTCTTTCACAGAAGCCTTTCCGCTCTTCGGATTAAATATTAACGACTACGATGAATTATTCTCCGAGAAATTAGAACTCTTATTAAACATACGTGATAATGAAGTCGTGAATTGGTCTGGTAAATTTCGTCCGGTATTAAAAAATCAGGCAATTTATCCACGACCTTTGCAAAATCCTTTTCCTGTATGGATAGGCGTTGGCGGAACACCAGAATCATTTGTGAGAGCTGGAACTTTAGGATTACCTTTGATGGTAGCCGTAATTGGCGGAGAAACCCATCGTTTTCGTCCTCTTGTTGATTTGTACCGTGAAGCTGGAAAACGCGCCGGACACGCTCCAGAAAAATTAAAAGTAGGTTTACATTCTTTAGGATATGTTGCAGAAACAACTGAACAAGCAGTGAATGGTTATTTTCCTGGATACGCTGAAACCTTCACCCGTATTGGTAAAGAACGGGGTTGGCCTCCAGTAACGCGTCAACGTTTTGATGCGCAAACTGGAGAAAAAGGTGCGCTTTTAGTCGGCGGACCTGAAGAGATCGCCGAAAAAATACTGAGACACAGTGAAGCGCTTGGCGGTATTTCACGCCTTACTTTTCAAATGGATAATGCTGGTTTGTCTCATGAAAAATTATTGAACGCCATTGAATTGATTGGAACTAAAGTGAAACCGCTTGTAGAAAAGGCGCAAATGAACGCTCCGAATTAG
- a CDS encoding T9SS type A sorting domain-containing protein: MKKNFFTTFIISLFLFNLNAQITGFEVNDVDHGNILVSNNSEFALTTNAFATSGVYFQIKNISPFTQTLQIIKEDVLLNITNIPDTAKAYFCTGTTCYLPSTNNVTIPISANEVIDFRGDLDEASKTGYSEVKYKFINGGQVFSFVLKYNGVVSVIENSATLSNISNVFPNPTAGNAFINVNVLHDQTPMNMQVINSLGSVISSKDQFLNKGKNTLSINTEALKSGIYFVSLKQSNSVITKKITVVN, translated from the coding sequence ATGAAAAAGAACTTTTTTACCACCTTCATTATTTCTCTATTCTTGTTTAACTTAAACGCTCAAATTACAGGATTTGAAGTTAATGACGTCGATCATGGGAATATACTTGTAAGCAACAACAGCGAGTTTGCTCTAACAACTAATGCTTTTGCGACCTCCGGTGTTTATTTTCAGATTAAAAACATAAGCCCATTCACACAAACACTCCAAATTATTAAGGAAGACGTGCTGTTGAACATCACTAACATTCCTGATACTGCGAAGGCTTATTTTTGTACTGGAACAACCTGCTATCTACCTTCCACTAATAATGTTACTATTCCCATTAGCGCTAACGAGGTGATTGATTTTAGAGGAGATCTAGACGAAGCAAGCAAGACAGGTTATTCAGAAGTAAAATATAAATTCATAAACGGTGGCCAAGTTTTTTCATTTGTGCTAAAATATAATGGTGTTGTTTCTGTAATTGAAAACAGTGCTACTCTGAGTAACATATCAAATGTGTTTCCAAATCCTACCGCTGGAAATGCCTTCATTAATGTAAATGTTCTTCACGACCAAACACCGATGAACATGCAAGTTATAAATTCGTTGGGTTCAGTAATTTCTTCCAAAGATCAATTTTTAAATAAGGGAAAAAACACTCTGAGTATTAATACAGAAGCATTAAAATCTGGAATTTATTTTGTTTCTCTTAAACAAAGTAACTCTGTGATAACTAAAAAGATTACTGTCGTTAACTAA
- the purB gene encoding adenylosuccinate lyase, with translation MELQALTAISPVDGRYRKTTESLDIYFSEYGLIKYRVLVEIEYFIALAQFGLPQLPAMNDSQKESLRAIYKNFSIADALKVKETEKTTNHDVKAVEYFIKEKLEGLKLSAYSEFVHFGLTSQDINNTSIPRSLKDASLNVLFPAIKEIIEKITSFSKDWKDISLLARTHGQPASPTKLGKEFYVFVERLNIQLAQLTQIPFSAKFGGATGNFNAHQVAYPKQDWITFGNNFVNTTLGLNRSQFTTQIEHYDNIGAYFDALKRINTILIDFSRDVWTYVSMDYFKQKLKAGEVGSSAMPHKVNPIDFENAEGNLGIANALLEHLAVKLPVSRLQRDLTDSTVLRNIGVPLAHSLISYSSILKGLNKLILNESALKQDLDNNWAVVAEAIQTILRREGYPKPYEALKDLTRTNTHITQASLQEFIKGLNVSDQIKAELKNITPHNYTGINPKF, from the coding sequence ATGGAATTACAAGCTTTAACCGCAATCTCACCCGTTGACGGTCGTTATAGAAAAACTACTGAATCATTGGATATTTACTTTTCCGAATACGGATTAATAAAATACCGCGTATTGGTGGAGATTGAGTACTTCATTGCCTTGGCACAATTTGGCCTTCCGCAATTACCTGCTATGAATGATTCTCAGAAGGAGTCCTTAAGAGCCATCTATAAAAATTTTAGTATTGCAGATGCGTTAAAAGTTAAAGAAACTGAGAAGACGACCAATCACGACGTAAAAGCTGTAGAGTATTTTATCAAAGAAAAATTAGAAGGTTTAAAATTATCAGCCTACTCTGAGTTTGTGCACTTTGGCTTAACCTCTCAGGACATTAATAACACAAGTATTCCGCGTTCGTTAAAAGACGCTTCCTTAAATGTTTTGTTTCCAGCGATTAAAGAAATTATTGAAAAAATCACCAGCTTCAGCAAAGATTGGAAAGATATTTCATTACTTGCTAGAACGCACGGTCAGCCTGCTTCTCCTACAAAACTCGGCAAGGAATTTTATGTGTTTGTTGAACGTTTAAACATTCAGTTAGCACAATTGACCCAGATTCCTTTTTCCGCTAAGTTTGGTGGCGCTACCGGTAATTTTAATGCACACCAGGTGGCCTATCCAAAACAAGACTGGATTACTTTCGGAAACAATTTTGTAAATACGACTTTGGGCTTAAATCGCTCACAATTCACTACACAAATAGAGCACTACGATAATATAGGCGCATATTTTGATGCACTAAAACGTATCAACACTATCCTGATAGATTTTTCGCGTGATGTATGGACTTACGTGAGCATGGATTATTTTAAACAAAAACTAAAAGCCGGAGAAGTAGGTTCATCAGCTATGCCGCACAAAGTAAATCCAATTGACTTTGAAAACGCTGAAGGAAACTTAGGTATTGCGAACGCTTTGTTAGAACATTTAGCAGTTAAACTTCCGGTATCCCGCTTACAAAGAGATTTAACGGACAGTACTGTACTAAGAAACATTGGCGTGCCATTAGCACACTCACTTATTTCTTATTCAAGTATTTTAAAAGGCCTAAATAAACTTATTCTAAATGAATCTGCTTTAAAGCAGGATTTAGATAACAACTGGGCTGTCGTAGCAGAAGCTATTCAAACTATTTTAAGAAGAGAAGGATATCCAAAGCCATATGAAGCGCTAAAAGACCTTACGCGCACCAATACGCACATTACACAAGCTTCTTTACAGGAATTTATCAAAGGTTTAAATGTTTCTGATCAAATAAAAGCTGAATTGAAAAACATTACACCGCATAATTACACAGGTATTAATCCAAAATTTTAA
- a CDS encoding APC family permease has protein sequence MLQRRLGLTQATAINMIDMVGIGPFITLPMVIGMMNGPYFLYAWLAGAALSFVDAMVWSELGAAFPKAGGSYNFLKEAYGPKGAGKMMSFLFVWQTMIQAPLVIASASIGFASYLSYLLPLTPLMSKAVSGGVVILIVILLYRKIEAIGKISTFLWVGVILTLLWIIGGGIAHGHFFEPIQHMNDGLTINYAFIAAMGFAGVKTVYSYLGYYNVCHLGGEIVNPAKNIPKSMFLSIAGISILYLAMNISVTSVIPWQEAKESEHVISIFMQYLAGDTAAIVVTCLVLWVAFASVFSATLGYSRIPYAAAADGAFFKVFAKLHPTRQFPHVSLLVLGGIAFVFSLLFKLSDVISAILAMRILVQFIGQAIGLLLLRSRRPKEVFPYKMPLFPIPVILAILMWIGILISTGFEMVLAGLVVIGLGLIVYFIKAKRTSEWPFQKA, from the coding sequence ATGCTGCAAAGACGACTTGGTCTCACACAAGCTACCGCCATCAACATGATTGACATGGTGGGCATTGGTCCCTTCATTACATTGCCTATGGTAATTGGAATGATGAATGGACCATATTTCTTATACGCCTGGTTAGCTGGCGCAGCCTTATCGTTTGTTGATGCCATGGTGTGGAGCGAATTAGGCGCGGCTTTTCCAAAAGCTGGCGGCTCTTACAATTTTTTGAAAGAAGCCTATGGACCAAAAGGAGCCGGTAAAATGATGAGTTTTTTATTTGTTTGGCAAACCATGATACAAGCGCCACTGGTAATCGCTTCCGCTTCAATAGGATTTGCCTCTTATCTTTCTTATTTGTTGCCGCTTACACCTTTAATGTCTAAAGCCGTTAGTGGCGGAGTCGTTATTCTCATTGTGATTTTATTATACCGTAAAATTGAAGCCATTGGAAAAATAAGTACGTTTTTATGGGTTGGTGTTATTCTTACTCTTTTATGGATTATTGGTGGAGGCATTGCTCACGGTCACTTTTTTGAACCTATTCAACACATGAATGATGGTTTGACAATAAACTATGCATTTATCGCAGCGATGGGATTTGCGGGTGTAAAAACGGTGTATAGCTATTTGGGTTATTATAACGTTTGTCACCTTGGCGGAGAAATTGTAAACCCGGCAAAAAACATTCCTAAGAGTATGTTCTTGTCCATTGCAGGTATTTCAATTTTGTATTTAGCAATGAACATCAGCGTTACCAGTGTTATTCCATGGCAGGAAGCAAAAGAGAGCGAACATGTTATCAGTATTTTTATGCAGTACCTCGCCGGAGATACTGCCGCCATTGTTGTTACATGCCTGGTATTATGGGTAGCTTTTGCTTCGGTGTTTTCTGCGACCTTGGGATACAGCAGAATTCCTTATGCAGCGGCCGCTGACGGTGCTTTTTTTAAGGTGTTTGCTAAGCTACATCCCACACGTCAATTCCCGCATGTATCACTTTTGGTTTTGGGTGGCATTGCGTTTGTGTTTAGTTTGCTTTTTAAATTAAGTGATGTGATTAGTGCTATACTCGCAATGCGCATACTGGTTCAGTTTATTGGTCAGGCAATTGGTCTGTTGCTATTGAGGAGCAGACGTCCTAAAGAAGTGTTTCCTTATAAAATGCCTTTGTTTCCAATACCTGTGATACTTGCTATTTTAATGTGGATTGGAATTTTAATTTCTACGGGTTTTGAAATGGTTTTGGCAGGACTTGTTGTAATTGGCTTAGGCCTAATCGTTTATTTTATTAAGGCTAAACGAACGAGTGAATGGCCTTTTCAAAAAGCTTAA
- a CDS encoding ATP-dependent Clp protease adaptor ClpS, protein MMTFNLPEILELEITETVTKEEATKALILYNDDVNTFDFVSESLIKVCKHDALQAEQCTYLVHYTGKCVVKNGAFKVLKPLCEALLDRGLSAKIED, encoded by the coding sequence ATGATGACCTTTAACTTACCAGAAATACTAGAACTAGAAATTACAGAAACTGTTACTAAAGAAGAAGCTACTAAAGCTTTGATTCTTTACAATGATGATGTAAATACATTTGATTTTGTTTCTGAATCACTTATTAAAGTTTGTAAGCACGATGCGCTTCAAGCTGAGCAATGCACTTATCTTGTTCATTATACTGGTAAATGTGTTGTGAAAAATGGCGCGTTTAAAGTTCTTAAACCTCTCTGCGAGGCTCTGCTCGATAGGGGTTTGTCAGCTAAAATTGAAGACTAG
- a CDS encoding metal-dependent hydrolase: MNITYYGHSCFGVEIKGRKILFDPFISPNELAKNIRVETVEADYILISHGHGDHVADAVAIAQRTNAKVICNYEIGLWLEKKNVKNIHSMNIGGKVKLDFGNIKCVAAQHSSGLPDGTYGGNPMGFVIESSEGNFYYAGDTALTYDMKLIGDYRKIDFAFLPIGDNYTMGVDNAIIACNFIQCNQIIGMHYDTFESIKIDKLETLAKFERAGKKLTLMKIGETRATQDLN, from the coding sequence ATGAACATTACGTACTACGGTCATTCTTGTTTTGGTGTTGAAATAAAAGGTAGGAAAATATTATTTGATCCATTTATAAGTCCGAATGAACTAGCAAAAAATATTCGTGTAGAAACCGTGGAGGCTGATTATATTTTGATTTCTCATGGACATGGGGATCATGTTGCAGATGCTGTGGCTATTGCGCAAAGAACAAACGCAAAAGTAATTTGTAATTATGAAATTGGGCTTTGGTTAGAAAAAAAGAACGTTAAAAATATTCACTCGATGAATATTGGTGGAAAAGTGAAATTAGATTTTGGAAATATAAAATGCGTAGCAGCTCAACACAGCAGTGGATTGCCAGACGGAACCTATGGTGGAAATCCTATGGGTTTTGTAATTGAAAGTAGTGAAGGGAATTTTTATTATGCAGGAGATACAGCTCTCACTTATGACATGAAACTTATTGGTGATTATAGAAAAATAGATTTTGCTTTTTTACCCATTGGCGATAATTATACTATGGGCGTTGATAATGCTATTATTGCATGCAATTTTATTCAATGTAACCAAATAATCGGAATGCATTATGATACGTTTGAGTCTATTAAAATTGACAAATTAGAAACGCTCGCAAAATTTGAACGTGCAGGAAAAAAATTAACCTTGATGAAAATTGGTGAAACAAGAGCAACACAGGACTTAAATTAA
- a CDS encoding M48 family metallopeptidase: MKKILFTIIIASALVVSCYKNAVTGKRSMTLMPEGELIGMSLTEYDKFLTEHPKLNDNDSRVQLVRSCGIKIQKAVEQFHAEKGASKDLEGFKWEFNVVDENTINAWCMPGGKVVVYTGLLPVTQDEQSLAVVMGHEIAHAIARHGNQRMSQGLLLQFGGAALSVALSQKPELTQQLFQQAYGITSTLGTLKYSRSHESEADQMGLIFAAMAGYNPEAAITFWERMAASGGQKPPELLSTHPSDETRIKDLKAFMPEAKKYYKP; this comes from the coding sequence ATGAAAAAAATATTATTTACTATAATCATTGCCTCTGCATTGGTTGTTAGCTGCTATAAGAATGCTGTAACCGGAAAACGCTCTATGACTCTTATGCCAGAGGGAGAGCTTATTGGTATGAGTCTTACAGAATATGATAAATTTTTAACTGAGCATCCGAAATTAAACGACAATGATTCGCGCGTTCAACTTGTAAGGAGTTGCGGTATTAAAATTCAGAAAGCGGTAGAACAATTTCATGCAGAAAAAGGCGCGTCAAAAGATTTGGAAGGATTTAAATGGGAGTTTAACGTCGTGGATGAAAACACCATAAACGCTTGGTGCATGCCGGGTGGCAAGGTTGTTGTTTACACGGGACTTCTACCCGTTACTCAAGACGAACAAAGTTTGGCTGTTGTAATGGGACACGAAATAGCACATGCCATTGCAAGACACGGTAACCAAAGAATGAGTCAAGGCTTACTGCTACAATTTGGTGGCGCCGCATTGTCTGTTGCCCTATCTCAAAAACCAGAACTTACACAACAATTGTTTCAGCAAGCTTATGGTATTACCTCAACTTTAGGTACATTAAAATATAGTAGAAGTCATGAAAGCGAAGCTGATCAAATGGGTCTTATTTTTGCCGCTATGGCTGGCTATAATCCTGAAGCAGCAATCACTTTCTGGGAGCGCATGGCGGCAAGTGGTGGACAAAAACCGCCAGAGTTATTAAGCACTCATCCAAGTGATGAAACACGTATAAAAGATTTAAAAGCTTTTATGCCTGAAGCTAAGAAGTATTACAAGCCTTAG